The following coding sequences lie in one Arachis ipaensis cultivar K30076 chromosome B03, Araip1.1, whole genome shotgun sequence genomic window:
- the LOC107629427 gene encoding protein RALF-like 24: MYHPRFIILTFLYLSPVLLSICYGLSVVDLNLLKHSDISGVITKRVCTKSIVECLEEETEMDSESNRRLMQQQQQQQHRYISYETLKRDMVPCDRAGSSYYSCKAREANPYNRGCEVITACARGSQPIRT, encoded by the coding sequence ATGTACCATCCCAGATTCATCATCTTGACCTTCCTATATCTGTCACCTGTTCTTCTCTCAATCTGCTATGGCCTATCTGTTGTGGATCTCAATTTGCTGAAACACAGTGATATAAGTGGTGTAATTACCAAAAGGGTATGCACCAAGAGCATTGTGGAGTGCTTGGAAGAAGAGACAGAAATGGATTCAGAGAGTAACAGAAGACTaatgcagcagcagcagcagcagcagcacagGTACATTAGCTATGAGACACTGAAGAGGGACATGGTTCCATGTGATAGAGCAGGATCCTCTTACTACAGTTGCAAAGCAAGAGAAGCAAACCCTTATAATAGAGGCTGTGAAGTTATTACTGCATGTGCAAGAGGTTCTCAACCCATCAGAACTTGA